A genomic window from Flavobacterium johnsoniae includes:
- a CDS encoding multicopper oxidase domain-containing protein, translated as MKNILIILVFIMLPVLIQAQDMKMAIDKKSVKEESNPATYTCPMHPDIHESKPGKCPKCGMALVKEKSKITKPKAAAKPKTVTAVKEEMPKKAKSSSADKINMHQAHNKTNMEKKTASPPVKKMMVNDEPPKVVRYDLYVRDTVVNFSGKSKRAIAVNGQIPMPTLTFTEGDTAEIYVHNELDEETSLHWHGLFLPNKEDGVPNLTQMPIKAHSTYKYSFPIRQHGTHWYHSHSGLQEQIGMYGSFVMNKRSSDPNFRAGIDDLPTIPIVLSEWTDIDPENVHRMLHNASDWFAIKKGTTQSYGEAIKQGYLKTKVLNEWKRMNAMDVSDVYYEKFLINGKNESQLSQFKAGDKVRLRVSNGGASSNFWLTYAGGKITVVASDGNDVEPVEVDRLLIAVSETYDLVLSIPAENTSYEFLATPEDRTKSASLYIGNGIKQLTSPLPKLKYFEGMQMMNDMMKMNGDLNDMGMKMSLNQMDMNSVMYPEITGPQTKGSKDMPMEMDKEETKLDTPDKMHDMHNMENKYNANALADIVTLNYAMLKSPTSTALSKDAPVRELKFELTGNMNRYVWSLDNKVVSEADKILIKKGEILRIVLHNNSMMRHPMHLHGHDFRVINGQGDFAPLKNIIDIMPMETDTIEFAASEDGGDWFFHCHILYHMMAGMGRIFSYENSPPNPEIPNPKLAQRKLFADDRKFHFMAENDFATNGNDGEAMYQSTRWSIGTEWRLGYNDMHGYETETHIGRYIGKMQWLMPFIGFDWRYRRMGEDIQENNLFGQTNTKDKRAVVSLGVNYILPMLIVAQAEVFTDGKVRLQFERKDIPVSKRLRMNLMWNTDKEYMAGLRYIITRWGSLSSHYDSDMGFGAGFILNY; from the coding sequence ATGAAAAACATACTTATAATACTCGTATTTATCATGCTTCCTGTCCTGATTCAAGCCCAGGATATGAAAATGGCAATAGATAAAAAGTCTGTCAAAGAAGAGTCGAATCCTGCTACCTATACTTGTCCAATGCATCCCGATATCCATGAATCCAAACCAGGAAAATGCCCAAAATGCGGCATGGCATTAGTGAAAGAAAAGTCTAAAATCACTAAGCCGAAGGCAGCTGCAAAACCTAAAACTGTAACTGCTGTTAAAGAGGAAATGCCTAAAAAGGCTAAATCTTCCTCTGCGGATAAGATCAATATGCATCAGGCGCATAATAAGACAAACATGGAAAAGAAAACAGCGAGCCCCCCAGTAAAAAAAATGATGGTAAATGATGAGCCACCTAAAGTTGTAAGGTACGATTTATATGTTCGCGATACGGTGGTAAATTTCTCAGGGAAATCAAAAAGAGCGATAGCGGTAAATGGCCAGATACCAATGCCTACATTAACCTTTACAGAAGGTGATACCGCAGAAATTTATGTTCATAATGAACTTGACGAAGAAACGTCATTACACTGGCATGGTTTGTTTCTACCCAATAAAGAAGACGGTGTGCCTAACCTTACCCAAATGCCGATAAAAGCACACAGTACCTACAAATATTCTTTTCCCATCAGGCAGCATGGGACCCATTGGTACCATAGCCATTCTGGTTTGCAGGAACAAATAGGAATGTACGGTTCTTTTGTGATGAACAAACGAAGCTCCGATCCAAACTTCAGGGCAGGGATAGATGACCTACCGACAATTCCGATTGTGCTGAGCGAATGGACCGATATCGACCCGGAGAACGTTCATAGAATGCTGCATAATGCCTCCGATTGGTTTGCAATAAAAAAAGGCACGACCCAAAGTTATGGCGAAGCTATAAAACAAGGCTATTTAAAAACCAAGGTCCTCAATGAGTGGAAGCGTATGAACGCTATGGATGTAAGCGATGTCTATTATGAGAAATTTTTAATTAATGGGAAAAACGAAAGCCAGCTTTCGCAGTTCAAAGCCGGTGATAAGGTAAGATTACGCGTCTCTAATGGCGGTGCATCCAGTAATTTTTGGCTTACCTATGCCGGAGGCAAAATTACAGTAGTGGCCAGTGATGGTAATGATGTTGAGCCTGTTGAAGTAGACCGTCTACTTATTGCAGTTTCTGAAACTTATGACCTTGTTTTAAGCATTCCGGCAGAAAATACATCTTATGAGTTTTTGGCAACACCAGAAGACCGGACAAAATCGGCGTCCCTCTACATTGGAAATGGCATCAAACAGCTCACCTCCCCTTTACCCAAACTGAAATACTTTGAAGGGATGCAAATGATGAACGATATGATGAAAATGAACGGAGACCTAAATGATATGGGGATGAAGATGTCGCTGAATCAGATGGATATGAACTCGGTAATGTATCCTGAAATTACAGGCCCACAAACAAAAGGAAGTAAAGACATGCCAATGGAGATGGACAAAGAAGAAACCAAATTGGATACCCCTGATAAAATGCACGACATGCACAATATGGAAAATAAGTACAATGCCAATGCTCTTGCCGATATTGTGACATTAAATTATGCGATGCTAAAATCTCCAACAAGCACGGCATTGTCAAAAGATGCTCCAGTGAGGGAGCTCAAATTCGAGCTTACCGGAAATATGAATCGCTATGTGTGGAGCCTGGATAACAAGGTCGTTTCCGAAGCTGATAAAATCCTGATCAAGAAAGGAGAAATTTTACGTATCGTCCTGCATAATAATTCAATGATGCGCCATCCAATGCATTTGCATGGCCATGATTTCAGGGTCATCAATGGGCAAGGTGATTTTGCGCCTTTGAAAAATATCATCGACATCATGCCAATGGAAACAGATACTATTGAATTCGCCGCAAGCGAAGATGGCGGCGACTGGTTTTTCCACTGTCATATTCTCTACCATATGATGGCTGGTATGGGCAGAATTTTTTCTTATGAAAATTCACCTCCAAATCCAGAAATACCAAACCCTAAACTGGCTCAACGAAAATTGTTTGCTGACGACAGAAAATTCCACTTTATGGCAGAAAATGATTTTGCCACCAATGGAAATGACGGTGAAGCAATGTATCAAAGTACACGCTGGAGCATTGGAACCGAATGGAGGTTAGGATACAATGACATGCATGGTTATGAAACAGAAACACATATTGGTCGATATATTGGAAAAATGCAATGGTTAATGCCTTTTATAGGATTTGACTGGAGATATAGAAGAATGGGAGAAGATATACAAGAAAATAATCTTTTTGGACAAACCAATACTAAGGATAAACGTGCAGTGGTAAGTCTAGGGGTTAACTACATCCTACCTATGTTAATAGTAGCACAAGCTGAAGTTTTTACCGATGGTAAAGTCAGATTACAATTTGAACGTAAAGACATTCCCGTTTCTAAACGGCTTAGAATGAATTTGATGTGGAATACAGACAAGGAATATATGGCAGGACTACGCTATATAATTACCAGATGGGGTTCTTTGTCTTCACACTATGACAGTGATATGGGCTTTGGTGCAGGATTTATTTTAAATTACTAG
- a CDS encoding DUF305 domain-containing protein: MEHATQQYSKEVDSKMYKKLAIMIVLSFISMYILMYSMVDIFANVIPNVNQFYMAGLMTMPMLVIEIIVMGRMYINKKWNIMLLITGSLIAIIFFSCIREQAAVGDKQFLKSMIPHHAAAILMAQKASLHDPEISQLAKDIIKAQQTEIAQMKAKLNEMEKK; encoded by the coding sequence ATGGAACACGCAACACAGCAGTATTCAAAAGAGGTAGACTCCAAAATGTACAAAAAATTAGCCATTATGATCGTATTGTCATTTATTTCTATGTACATATTGATGTATTCGATGGTCGATATTTTTGCTAATGTCATTCCCAATGTAAACCAATTTTACATGGCAGGACTAATGACTATGCCAATGCTCGTAATTGAAATTATTGTTATGGGTCGTATGTATATTAATAAAAAATGGAACATAATGTTACTTATAACAGGCAGCCTTATCGCGATCATTTTTTTTTCCTGTATAAGAGAGCAAGCAGCTGTTGGAGATAAACAATTTTTAAAATCAATGATACCGCACCATGCAGCAGCAATACTAATGGCTCAGAAGGCTTCTCTTCACGATCCTGAAATAAGCCAGCTTGCCAAGGACATTATAAAAGCACAACAAACTGAAATTGCACAGATGAAGGCCAAGTTAAATGAGATGGAAAAAAAATAA
- a CDS encoding DUF2911 domain-containing protein, whose translation MKKIILLSFIIIQSLSISAQEKVQIKLTSASPSASFQQEIGSSTVKISYSRPLVRGRKIFGELVPFGKLWRTGASDCTTISTNEDIAFGNNILKAGTYSVFSIPSENEWTIIINSDITLHGETGYDEKKDVMRFTVPTEKTIDFYETFTIELNDINSKGEGFLKIEWENTMVKIPMKSKADKEILALIDKYIIKEKSQNATLLFQAANYYSATGRANNQAVSWLAEAEKLDPENFYYPTLRQKVSLELKDYPNAIEAAKKALTIAEQKKMKGTEKLKNQIEELQLLLKSK comes from the coding sequence ATGAAAAAAATAATTCTGCTAAGCTTCATTATTATACAATCGTTATCAATTTCTGCACAAGAAAAAGTTCAAATTAAACTTACTTCTGCAAGCCCTTCGGCATCATTTCAACAAGAAATCGGAAGCTCAACAGTCAAAATATCCTATAGCAGGCCCTTAGTAAGAGGGCGAAAAATATTTGGCGAATTAGTGCCTTTTGGTAAGCTCTGGCGAACAGGCGCCAGCGATTGTACGACCATAAGTACTAATGAAGATATCGCTTTTGGAAATAATATTTTGAAAGCAGGAACTTATTCTGTATTCTCAATTCCTTCAGAAAATGAGTGGACTATCATTATCAATAGTGATATTACTTTACATGGCGAAACTGGTTATGATGAGAAAAAAGATGTTATGCGTTTTACCGTTCCTACAGAAAAAACGATTGATTTTTACGAAACTTTTACCATTGAATTAAATGACATCAACAGTAAAGGAGAAGGCTTCCTTAAAATAGAATGGGAAAATACCATGGTTAAAATACCTATGAAAAGCAAAGCTGACAAAGAAATTTTAGCTCTAATTGACAAATATATTATTAAAGAAAAAAGTCAAAATGCTACTTTATTGTTTCAGGCAGCAAATTATTATTCAGCCACGGGTAGAGCAAACAATCAAGCAGTATCGTGGTTAGCTGAAGCTGAAAAATTAGATCCCGAAAATTTTTATTATCCCACTTTAAGACAGAAAGTATCTTTAGAACTGAAGGATTATCCCAATGCTATTGAGGCAGCAAAAAAAGCCTTAACAATTGCAGAACAGAAAAAAATGAAGGGTACTGAAAAATTAAAAAATCAGATTGAAGAGTTACAATTATTACTTAAAAGTAAATAA